One window of Micromonas commoda chromosome 1, complete sequence genomic DNA carries:
- a CDS encoding translation initiation factor (as two domains: tRNA_bind which is found in prokaryotic methionyl-tRNA synthetases, prokaryotic phenylalanyl tRNA synthetases the yeast GU4 nucleic-binding protein (G4p1 or p42, ARC1), human tyrosyl-tRNA synthetase [1], and endothelial-monocyte activating polypeptide II. G4p1 binds specifically to tRNA form a complex with methionyl-tRNA synthetases. In human tyrosyl-tRNA synthetase this domain may direct tRNA to the active site of the enzyme. This domain may perform a common function in tRNA aminoacylation. Also has GTP_EFTU, Elongation factor Tu GTP binding domain. This domain contains a P-loop motif, also found in several other families such as Ras, Arf and Myosin_head. Elongation factor Tu consists of three structural domains, this plus two C-terminal beta barrel domains): MGRKGSANGTSRASGLVNGPDFSDAVKESETAMFGRPKKLKKGRNRRDQSSDEDTAPLAAAKRPAATVSEEFDGATEKSFINQTRSQKRKQKKERKDIGGKGRTFHGSDDDDVLTLAALANSSDEMSEEDEKSRNKINKKSKPKKLGQVKFGFAALMGAATDEDKSENSDGDGEVDVSSASFSGLSDKRGSATNFAALLDNSDDDEKSAHEEATPARNPATVLEPGLKHVSEFSSADDEPALLIKKKKKKKVDLTFLVGAEGISDSPLLIAEIIDCNQHPNADKLMVCTLDWGGNEPARVVCGAPNVKSKLKVIFARVGVKIPSTGEVITRRPLKGVMSEGMILSAAEMGWTENAIGVVECPRKSVVGEPAPRDPPPDLAMADPAAKKKGKKEKKEKKEKKEKKDSIPLCSVTANANGGIVSDREEDDNCPEPEMACESVRPQPSIETDQKKKKKKPSDNNSTATMKHDDDLDALFAELGIESNNNLNEGHGESKAARKRREKKEREAEADSTFSGTDIRDGNPKVASQGDLVGSKSDSEGGMWEKQLAELEARQSRGDQLTDAEKNKLKKLKKKSKEKEKKERNIANLSNRPKVSAAVLKMQENLRLRDEAAAADAAAAAAEEARIKAEEEAESKRKADEDAKKAAKKEKERLKKEQLRAEGKLLSAKQKEEQKRLEAMRAQLLANSNISCAPDHTPTKRSISDDKKKKKAMAEKRRQEAEATRQAAETVTTVASKHQAKTFDAEGVVIAEESDEAEDDWDAVDNLDDLVKISGKIQANHELQEEAAQMAMEDSRQEPNTKENPIRSTTTPQSHKISTAPTDGKVDDKIFQATVLHGQPSAHQNSEDFDINSGDESGESSDSSSHSNAASGSVDSSDLSSSDYSSSDEYSDSDEDHELQTRIATARTARLLRFEVEKNKRSKDRLRCPIICIMGHVDTGKTKILDNIRRTNVQDAEAGGITQQIGATFVPDNSLKDRTYALNKGKLDIKVPGILVIDTPGHESFTNLRNRGSSLCDMAILVVDIMHGLEPQTLESLNMLRMRKTPFIIALNKIDRMYDWKAQTNAAARDSLADQKQHSRSEFEDRARKIMLEFAKEGLNAALYWENPDVRTFINVVPTSAITGEGIPDLLHTLVSLTQTRLNVQLQFFNAVQCTVLEVKMIEGLGTTMDVILINGTLNEGQTIVVAGLEGAIVTTVRALLTPQPLREIRVKANYQHHKEISAAMGIKIVAQGLEKAVAGTSLLVQNPEDDLDELKEEVLSDMKNVLARVDKSGEGVYVQASTLGSLEALLEFLKSPAVNIPVAGIAIGPVNKRDVMGASVMHERKCPEFATILAFDVKVTEEAFKMAAELNVKVMTADIIYHLFDQFTAFLEEIKQKKREEAAERVSFPCVLKIMPNCIFNKRDPIVVGVDVLKGIARVGTQLCIPSQGFIDIGKIASMEHNHKQVEKALPGQSVAMKIQAVSSAESSRLYGRHFDHKDELVSRITRESIDMLKDNFRDELTKDDWRLVVELKKKFEIFYGEPM; this comes from the coding sequence ATGGGGCGGAAGGGCAGCGCAAATGGAACATCGCGTGCATCGGGACTAGTTAATGGCCCTGACTTCTCTGATGCTGTCAAAGAAAGTGAAACTGCTATGTTTGGCCGGCCAAAGAAACTCAAAAAGGGAAGAAATCGCCGTGATCAGAGTTCGGACGAAGACACGGCTCCTCTTGCTGCCGCAAAAAGGCCCGCGGCGACAGTATCAGAGGAGTTCGACGGTGCGACGGAAAAGTCGTTCATCAATCAAACGAGGTCGCAGAAGCGCAAACAAAAGAAAGAAAGGAAAGATATCGGAGGAAAGGGTCGAACTTTTCATGGATCAGACGACGATGATGTGCTCACCCTTGCGGCGCTGGCAAACAGTTCCGACGAGATGTCCGAAGAAGACGAGAAATCGCGCAACAAAATCAACAAGAAGAGTAAACCTAAGAAACTAGGGCAGGTTAAGTTTGGTTTTGCTGCTCTCATGGGTGCAGCCACGGACGAGGATAAGAGCGAGAATTCAgatggcgatggcgaggtTGATGTCTCCAGCGCTTCTTTCTCGGGTTTGAGCGACAAACGTGGATCGGCTACAAATTTCGCTGCTTTGCTCGACAACTCGGACGATGATGAGAAGAGTGCACACGAAGAAGCGACCCCGGCTAGGAATCCGGCAACGGTCCTTGAGCCTGGGCTGAAACACGTATCTGAGTTTTCCTCCGCTGACGATGAACCCGCGCTTCTCATCAAGAAGAAAAAGAAAAAGAAAGTCGATCTGACTTTCCTCGTGGGGGCTGAGGGAATAAGCGACTCCCCTCTTTTGATCGCTGAAATAATTGACTGCAATCAACACCCGAACGCAGATAAACTGATGGTATGCACTCTCGATTGGGGTGGCAATGAGCCAGCACGAGTTGTGTGTGGTGCTCCGAATGTTAAAAGCAAATTGAAGGTCATTTTTGCTCGTGTCGGTGTCAAAATTCCTTCCACAGGAGAGGTGATTACCAGGAGGCCACTAAAAGGTGTAATGTCTGAGGGAATGATACTGTCTGCAGCGGAAATGGGTTGGACAGAAAATGCTATCGGAGTTGTCGAGTGCCCAAGGAAATCTGTTGTTGGCGAGCCTGCGCCCAGAGATCCACCCCCGGATCTAGCCATGGCGGATCCTGCGGCGAAAAAAAAAGGAAAAAAAGAAAAAAAAGAAAAAAAAGAAAAAAAAGAAAAAAAAGACAGTATACCTCTTTGCTCCGTGACTGCAAATGCAAATGGGGGCATCGTTTCTGACCGTGAAGAGGATGATAACTGTCCTGAGCCTGAGATGGCATGCGAATCTGTCCGCCCACAGCCCTCAATCGAAACAGACCAAAAGAAAAAGAAAAAGAAGCCTTCGGATAATAATAGCACAGCTACAATGAAACATGATGACGATCTTGATGCACTATTTGCTGAGCTCGGTATCGAAAGCAACAACAACCTTAATGAGGGCCATGGCGAGTCGAAGGCTGCCAGAAAGCGGCGCGAGAAAAAAGAAAGGGAAGCTGAAGCTGATTCAACTTTTTCAGGAACGGACATCCGTGATGGCAATCCTAAAGTGGCAAGCCAGGGGGACCTCGTCGGCTCAAAATCTGACAGCGAGGGAGGCATGTGGGAAAAACAGCTCGCGGAGCTTGAGGCAAGGCAGTCGCGCGGAGACCAGCTCACTGATGCTGAAAAAAATAAGTTGAAGAAGCTTAAGAAAAAATCGAAGGAAAAGGAAAAAAAGGAAAGGAACATCGCGAATCTGAGCAACAGACCAAAAGTTTCCGCCGCAGTTCTCAAGATGCAGGAGAACTTGCGTCTCCGCGACGAAGCCGCTGCTGCagatgcagcagcagctgCTGCTGAAGAAGCCAGGATAAAAGCAGAGGAAGAGGCTGAATCTAAGAGGAAAGCAGACGAGGATGCAAAAAAagccgcgaagaaggagaaggaacGTTTGAAAAAGGAACAGCTCCGGGCCGAAGGAAAGTTGCTCTCTGCAAAACAGAAAGAGGAACAGAAGCGACTTGAGGCCATGCGCGCACAACTGCTTGCAAACTCCAACATTTCGTGTGCTCCAGATCATACCCCAACTAAAAGATCGATCAGTGATgacaagaagaagaagaaggctaTGGCGGAGAAGAGGCGCCAAGAGGCAGAAGCCACCCGCCAAGCGGCAGAAACTGTGACAACGGTAGCCTCCAAGCACCAGGCAAAGACCTTTGATGCAGAGGGCGTTGTGATTGCAGAGGAATCGGACGAAGCTGAGGATGATTGGGATGCAGTTGATAATTTAGACGACTTGGTCAAAATATCCGGCAAGATCCAGGCGAATCATGAACTACAAGAAGAAGCTGCACAAATGGCCATGGAAGACAGCCGGCAAGAGCCGAATACCAAAGAGAATCCCATCAGAAGTACGACAACACCTCAGTCCCATAAGATATCCACGGCGCCAACTGATGGCAAGGTGGATGACAAGATCTTCCAAGCGACTGTCTTGCACGGGCAGCCCTCGGCTCATCAAAACAGCGAGGACTTTGACATAAATTCTGGAGATGAATCTGGAGAGAGCTCAGATTCATCTTCACACTCCAATGCTGCATCAGGAAGTGTAGATTCAAGTGACCTATCATCGAGCGACTACAGCTCGTCGGACGAGTATAGTGATTCAGACGAGGATCATGAATTGCAAACTCGGATAGCAACAGCAAGAACTGCCCGCCTGTTGCGATTTGAGGTTGAAAAAAACAAACGCTCAAAGGATCGACTCCGTTGTCCAATCATATGCATCATGGGACATGTCGACACCGGCAAGACAAAAATTCTGGATAATATTCGAAGAACAAATGTGCAGGATGCGGAAGCAGGTGGTATCACACAGCAGATCGGAGCTACGTTTGTCCCTGACAATTCATTGAAGGATCGCACTTATGCACTGAACAAGGGGAAACTTGACATCAAAGTTCCAGGTATTCTTGTAATCGACACCCCTGGCCATGAATCTTTCACGAACCTTCGAAACCGCGGGTCATCTTTGTGCGATATGGCTATTCTTGTTGTGGACATCATGCATGGGTTGGAACCTCAGACCTTGGAATCGTTAAATATGCTGCGAATGCGAAAGACGCCATTTATCATAGCACTGAACAAGATTGACCGTATGTACGACTGGAAAGCGCAAACAAATGCTGCCGCAAGGGACAGTCTTGCAGATCAGAAGCAGCACTCGAGGTCCGAATTTGAGGATCGCGCCCGGAAAATTATGCTGGAGTTTGCCAAAGAAGGTCTCAATGCAGCGTTGTACTGGGAGAACCCCGATGTGCGGACTTTTATCAATGTTGTGCCCACCTCTGCCATTACAGGAGAGGGAATTCCGGATTTGCTCCATACTCTTGTCTCTCTCACACAGACACGTCTGAATGTCCAGCTTCAATTTTTCAACGCTGTGCAATGCACTGTGCTTGAAGTTAAAATGATAGAGGGGTTGGGAACAACCATGGACGTCATCCTCATCAACGGTACGTTGAATGAGGGCCAGACCATAGTAGTAGCCGGTTTAGAAGGGGCGATCGTGACAACCGTGCGCGCGTTGCTGACCCCCCAACCGTTGAGGGAGATCCGCGTCAAGGCGAATTATCAACATCACAAAGAGATATCTGCAGCGATGGGAATCAAAATAGTGGCACAAGGCTTAGAAAAAGCAGTTGCCGGGACATCTTTGCTTGTTCAGAATCCTGAAGATGACCTAGATGAACTCAAAGAAGAAGTTCTAAGCGATATGAAGAATGTACTCGCTCGTGTGGATAAATCAGGCGAGGGGGTCTACGTGCAAGCCTCTACACTGGGTTCTTTGGAGGCACTTCTCGAGTTTCTCAAATCACCAGCAGTGAACATTCCTGTCGCTGGGATCGCCATCGGCCCTGTGAACAAGCGTGACGTAATGGGTGCATCCGTCATGCACGAACGGAAGTGTCCAGAATTTGCAACGATTCTCGCCTTCGATGTTAAGGTGACAGAAGAGGCGTTCAAGATGGCGGCCGAGCTAAATGTCAAAGTCATGACGGCGGACATCATTTACCACCTCTTTGATCAGTTCACGGCTTTCTTGGAGGAAATAAAGCAGAAGAAGAGAGAGGAGGCTGCTGAGCGCGTGTCATTCCCTTGTGTTCTCAAGATCATGCCGAACTGCATCTTCAATAAGCGAGACCCTATTGTCGTGGGTGTCGATGTACTCAAGGGTATTGCTCGCGTTGGCACACAGCTTTGCATTCCATCTCAAGGATTCATTGATATTGGAAAAATTGCGTCAATGGAACACAATCACAAACAGGTCGAAAAAGCCCTTCCGGGTCAGAGTGTTGCTATGAAAATTCAGGCAGTATCAAGCGCAGAGTCAAGCCGATTATATGGAAGGCATTTCGACCACAAAGACGAGCTCGTCAGCCGCATTACACGCGAATCAATCGACATGCTGAAAGATAACTTCCGAGACGAGCTCACAAAAGATGATTGGCGACTTGTTGTTGAACTGAAGAAAAAATTCGAGATCTTTTATGGCGAGCCAATGTGA
- a CDS encoding predicted protein, with the protein MEYSVHTCPKRHKSEAEAMFPGLDVDDLLIIPTCQRTRIDLVQTGEDADIEKDLCLERYVAFAKRVTDRLMADGHWADYIDPCSGLSMVNKDSQQIYGEVDALVTLLNYQTINTGCCKIALHPTWGSAMYPASIFTKAPVTALQRAVQVTEAEIREHDPAA; encoded by the exons ATGGAGTATTCGGTACACACGTGCCCGAAACGACACAAATCAGAGGCCGAAGCGATGTTTCCGGGCCTCGACGTTGACGACCTGCTCATCATCCCCACGTGCCAG AGGACCAGGATAGACCTGGTGCagacgggcgaggacgctgaCATAGAGAAGGATTTATGCCTTGAGCGGTACGTTGCGTTTGCCAAGCGGGTTACCGACAGGCTAATGGCTGATGGGCACTGGGCGGACTACATTGACCCGTGCTCTGGCCTAAGCATGGTGAATAAAGACTCACAACAAATAtacggcgaggtcgacgcaCTAGTGACGCTTCTAAACTATCAAACGATCAATACTGGATGTTGCAAGATTGCGTTGCATCCGACCTGGGGTAGTGCCATGTACCCGGCATCAATCTTCACCAAGGCACCAGTGACAGCTTTGCAGCGTGCCGTGCAAGTGACAGAGGCTGAAATTCGTGAACATGACCCGGCTGCATGA
- a CDS encoding hypothetical protein (expressed; semiconserved uncharacterized protein cupA45), protein MDNMESATDDELIRRNERLLNLRELDLEIKQRELDLALHLNDLQEREAALMKRKTTISAELKYELALELARVEMHENEIRARHDALEVELRKREEALAKRELNISEREWTLRAKEDQPKGEMAKVYGALNLRSSDRPVDRVTAAGLKSGISAVVCASTSTPENSASESREQARAGYLSGLRGNDEVDNYVLADGSLIHKAPQVDSDLTDLAAKADDLRRHLAAARLSADLDRVMKMIDETVSNVMELTVKYEQNEFHVEADRDHEMLLEDSVVHSTVAEAPVSTTVGSSFKEIKATPEVMLSADPTIRILQLEAQAERLKTKLRNYDR, encoded by the coding sequence ATGGACAACATGGAATCCGCAACCGACGATGAGCTCATTCGAAGAAATGAACGCCTTCTTAACTTGAGAGAGCTCGACTTAGAAATTAAGCAACGCGAGCTTGACCTGGCATTGCATCTAAACGATTTGCAGGAGCGTGAAGCCGCCTTGATGAAGAGAAAAACCACAATCAGCGCAGAGCTAAAGTATGAATTAGCCCTTGAGCTTGCTCGTGTTGAGATGCATGAGAATGAGATCAGGGCTCGTCatgacgcgctcgaggtcgAGTTGAGAAAACGGGAGGAAGCACTAGCGAAACGGGAGCTCAATATATCAGAGAGAGAGTGGACACTTCGTGCAAAGGAGGACCAACCGAAGGGAGAAATGGCAAAAGTGTACGGTGCATTAAACCTTAGGAGCTCAGATCGTCCCGTTGACCGGGTTACCGCGGCAGGACTCAAGAGTGGGATTTCAGCTGTTGTTTGCGCAAGCACTTCTACGCCGGAAAATAGTGCTTCGGAATCTCGGGAgcaagcgcgcgcggggtatTTGTCAGGACTGCGAGGAAATGACGAAGTGGACAATTATGTCCTCGCCGATGGTAGCTTAATCCACAAGGCCCCGCAGGTGGACTCTGACTTGACAGATTTGGCAGCCAAAGCAGACGACCTTCGCAGGCACCTTGCAGCTGCTCGTCTGAGTGCTGACCTCGATCGAGTGATGAAAATGATTGACGAAACGGTAAGTAATGTCATGGAATTGACTGTGAAATATGAGCAGAATGAGTTCCATGTCGAGGCTGACAGGGATCATGAAATGTTGTTGGAGGACTCTGTCGTTCACTCAACTGTGGCGGAAGCGCCTGTCTCGACTACAGTTGGCTCTTCTTTCAAGGAAATTAAAGCTACTCCTGAAGTGATGCTATCCGCCGATCCTACCATTCGCATTCTCCAATTAGAAGCCCAGGCCGAGAGACTTAAAACAAAGTTACGAAACTACGATAGGTAA
- the TLP40 gene encoding peptidyl-prolyl cis-trans isomerase chloroplast precursor (likely, 40 kDa thylakoid lumen PPIase; 40 kDa thylakoid lumen rotamase; has domain for Cyclophilin type peptidyl-prolyl cis-trans isomerase/CLD): MFALIYSNVAAKTTSSNPTSSVSSHHPLSRRIAIVRATFSDSDRSRAAATFPEVAKQFGAALFASVVMTGPSSASMLDHPSVIGETAGLEANPVTNARALLRNALPIDNKQIREVQRKLESISEDLRVPGVRFSGVESSVNGAYKIVTTDYQKILASVAPDKLRDGSAILAELRRELEDFKVIVSNRDKQEVPYAQQRALDLVGRVEEEMIDSFPFEVPAPYDTAPLLKGRAKVEMEVAVKDNPNIDEGTMTIVLDGFNAPVTAGNFVDLVQRGFYDGMDIQRSDGFVVQSGKPSAKSQDGFIDPASRKERTIPLEIMPKTRGKNEAPVYEFTFEDVGKYRDEPALPFNAFGTLAMARREAEPNSASSQFFFLLKESELTPSGTNILDGRYSVFGYVIDGQEILRELKAGDLIKSIKIVDGAEYLVNGTRDNTATPDSITTTAETN; the protein is encoded by the coding sequence ATGTTTGCTTTGATCTATTCGAATGTTGCGGCAAAAACGACATCTAGTAACCCCACATCAAGCGTGTCAAGCCATCATCCTTTGTCACGCCGCATCGCGATAGTCAGAGCGACCTTCAGCGACTCTGACCGCAGCAGGGCAGCGGCAACATTTCCCGAAGTTGCCAAACAGTTTGGTGCAGCTCTTTTTGCATCTGTTGTCATGACAGGTCCCTCATCCGCGTCAATGCTTGATCATCCTTCGGTAATCGGCGAAACGGCAGGGTTGGAAGCGAACCCGGTGACCAATGCCCGGGCACTTCTTCGTAATGCCTTGCCAATAGACAACAAGCAGATTCGCGAGGTGCAAAGAAAACTTGAATCCATCTCTGAAGATCTCCGCGTCCCAGGCGTGCGATTCTCGGGAGTAGAGTCATCGGTGAATGGCGCTTACAAAATTGTCACTACTGACTATCAGAAAATCTTGGCCTCCGTCGCTCCAGACAAATTGAGGGACGGATCGGCCATCCTTGCCGAGTTGAGACGCGAATTGGAAGACTTCAAAGTGATCGTCAGTAACAGAGACAAACAAGAAGTTCCGTATGCTCAGCAACGTGCGCTTGATTTGGTCGGTCGTGTAGAAGAGGAAATGATCGACAGTTTTCCTTTTGAGGTCCCAGCACCCTATGACACCGCTCCTCTACTAAAGGGCCGTGCTAAGGTTGAAATGGAGGTCGCGGTAAAAGACAATCCAAACATTGATGAAGGCACGATGACCATCGTCTTGGATGGATTCAATGCTCCCGTAACTGCGGGCAATTTCGTCGACCTCGTACAGCGCGGATTTTACGACGGTATGGACATCCAACGCTCTGATGGTTTCGTTGTGCAGTCAGGAAAGCCAAGTGCGAAGAGCCAGGATGGCTTCATCGACCCTGCATCGCGAAAAGAGCGTACTATTCCTCTTGAAATAATGCCAAAAACAAGGGGAAAGAATGAAGCGCCTGTTTACGAATTCACGTTTGAGGATGTTGGAAAGTACAGAGATGAACCCGCTCTTCCTTTCAATGCTTTCGGTACTCTAGCAATGGCTCGCCGAGAGGCAGAGCCAAACTCTGCGAGTTCTCAGTTTTTTTTTCTGCTGAAGGAGTCCGAGCTCACGCCCTCAGGCACAAACATCCTCGATGGACGCTACAGTGTTTTTGGGTATGTCATCGATGGCCAAGAAATACTGAGAGAGCTAAAAGCAGGAGATTTGATCAAGAGCATCAAAATTGTGGACGGTGCAGAATATCTTGTCAATGGTACACGCGACAACACTGCCACCCCTGATTCTATCACCACCACGGCTGAGACAAATTAG
- a CDS encoding predicted protein: MNAPTLSLCTSFVVGVAAGAGFVLFYDANRSCLRRRATGITPLRQHSFSAPKEQSSVTAAVNDEIVAEQFTRNVQFFGIEAQKKVADAFVVVIGLGGVGSHCAHMLLRSGVSNLRLVDFDLVSVSSLNRHALATRNDVGTSKAECLKSHFEKIYPEAQIEAKVMLYERSREELLLGGHPDFVVDCIDNVETKVDLLAACVRRNIQVIACGGAGAKCDPTRIRLVDIAESAVDPLARAVRHRLKREYRIETGIWVLLSTEKPKCDLVSVESSDSMLTDYQILPNFRIRTIPVFGALPAIFGMACAAHVVTHLAGQTFDPEPVLRMQKKQFETQLDRLRDREDARGSQSSSVAVDVELSSIVSFTQDIVYLVKDVWHARSARAQTPLQSKGMWRNTSGLCLTRWDPSRPACLDNLVLLTLDEADEHDAQVWGTMNNSTTQENGLKALVNL, translated from the exons ATGAACGCCCCTACACTCAGTCTGTGTACATCGTTCGTTGTCGGCGTCGCTGCTGGCGCTGGTTTCGTGTTATTTTATGACGCAAACAGGAGCTGTTTGAGAAGGAGAGCGACGGGCATCACTCCTCTTCGCCAGCACTCATTTAGTGCGCCTAAGGAACAATCATCGGTGACTGCAGCTGTCAACGACGAAATTGTGGCTGAGCAATTCACACGCAACGTTCAGTTTTTCGGCATCGAGGCGCAAAAAAAAGTCGCCGatgcgttcgtcgtcgtgatTGGGCTGGGTGGAGTCGGAAGCCATTGTGCACACATGCTCCTGCGCTCTGGCGTTTCGAATTTGCGTCTCGTTGATTTCGACCTAGTTTCAGTTTCCTCCCTGAATCGACACGCCTTGGCGACTCGCAATGATGTTGGAACTTCAAAGGCGGAGTGTCTGAAGTCACATTTCGAAAAGATATATCCAGAGGCACAAATTGAGGCAAAGGTAATGTTGTACGAGCGATCAAGGGAAGAATTGTTATTGGGAGGCCATCCTGACTTTGTTGTGGACTGTATTGACAACGTAGAGACTAAAGTCGACCTGCTCGCTGCTTGCGTGCGGCGGAACATTCAGGTAATTGCTTGTGGAGGAGCCGGTGCAAAGTGCGATCCAACTCGCATAAGGCTCGTTGATATCGCGGAGAGTGCCGTCGATCCGCTTGCTCGTGCTGTACGTCATAGGCTCAAGCGTGAATATAGAATCGAAACTGGTATCTGGGTTCTGCTATCAACTGAAAAGCCAAAGTGCGATCTG GTTTCTGTAGAATCAAGCGATTCCATGTTGACAGACTATCAAATCCTTCCGAATTTCCGGATAAGAACTATACCTGTGTTCGGGGCGCTTCCAGCAATTTTTGGTATGGCGTGCGCGGCTCATGTTGTTACACATCTAGCTGGGCAGACATTTGATCCGGAACCAGTGCTTCGCATGCAAAAGAAGCAGTTTGAGACCCAACTAGATCGCTTGCGTGATCGAGAAGATGCCCGAGGGAGCCAATCTTCTTCTGTCGCAGTTGACGTAGAG CTCAGTTCAATTGTTTCGTTTACGCAGGACATCGTATACCTTGTCAAAGATGTTTGGCATGCCCGTAGTGCGAGGGCACAAACACCTTTGCAGAGTAAAGGAATGTGGCGGAATACCTCTGGTTTATGCCTGACACGCTGGGATCCATCGCGTCCAGCTTGTCTCGATAATCTCGTACTACTGACTCTTGATGAGGCTGATGAACATGACGCACAAGTTTGGGGTACTATGAATAATTCAACGACGCAGGAAAATGGTCTCAAGGCTCTG GTAAATTTATGA